The nucleotide sequence TTCCAATCTTGAAGTCCTTGATCTTGGCACTAACTTTATAAAAATTGCTGACCTCAGCATATTCAAACAATTTAAAACATTGAAAGTCATAGACCtttcaatgaataaaatatcaCCTTCAGGAGAGTCAAGTGAAGTTGGCTTCTGCTCTAACACCAGAACTTCTGTAGCAGGTCACGGGCCCCAGGTCCTTGAAACATTACATTATTTCAGGTATGATGAGTATGCAAGGAGTTGCAGGTTCAAAAACAGAGAGACttcttctttcttgccttttaaTGAAGGTTGTTACATGTATGGGCAGACCTTGGACCTAAGtaagaataatatattttttatcaaatCCTCTGATTTTCGGCATCTTTCTTTCCTCAAATGCCTAAATTTGTCAGGAAATAGCATTAGCCAAACTCTTAATGGCAGTGAATTTCAGCCTTTAGTGGAGTTGAAATACTTGGATTTCTCTAACAACCGGCTTGATTTACTCTACTCGACGGCTTTTGAGGAGCTACGCAACCTAGAAGTTCTAGATATAAGTAGTAACAGCCATTATTTTCAATCAGAGGGAATTACTCACATGCTAAACTTTACCAAGAACCTGAAGGTTCTGAGGAAACTGATGATGAACAACAATGACATCTCTACCTCCACCAGCAGGACAATGGAGAGCGAATCTCTTACAATTCTAGAATTCAGAGGAAATCATTTGGATGTTTTATGGAAAGATGGTGATAACAGATACTTAAAATTCTTCAAGAATCTGCTAAACCTAAAGGAATTAGACATCTCTGAAAATTCCCTGAGTTTCTTGCCTCCTGGAGTTTTTGAAAGTATGCCTCCAAATCTAAAGACTCTCTACTTGGTCAACAATAAGTTTAAGTCTTTCAATTGGGGAAAACTCCAGCTTCTGAAGAATCTAGAAACTTTGGACCTCAGCTACAACCAGCTGAGGACTGTCCCTGAAAGATTATCCAACTGTTCCAGGAGCCTCAAGAAACTAATCCTTAAGAATAATCAAATCAGGCGTCTGACAAAGTATTTTCTACAAGATGCTTTCCAGTTACGATATCTGGACCTCAGCTCAAATAAAATCCAGATTATCCAAAAGTCTAGCTTTCCAGAAAATGTCCTCAACAATCTGGACATGTTGCTTTTGCATCGTAATAGGTTTCTGTGCACCTGCGATGCTGTGTGGTTTGTCTGGTGGGTTAACCATACAGAGGTGACTATTCCTTACTTGGCCACAGATGTGACTTGTACGGGGCCAGGAGCACACAAGGGCCAGAGTGTGGTCTCTCTGGATCTGTATACCTGTGAGTTAGATCTGACTAACTTGATTCTGTTCTCACTTTCCATGTCGATGGCTCTCTTTCTGATGGTGGTTACCACAGCGAATCACCTCTATTTCTGGGATGTGTGGTATAGTTACCATTTCTGTAAGGCCAAAATAAAGGGCTATCAACGTCTGACACCAACAGATTCTTGCTATGATGCTTTTATTGTGTATGATACTAAAGACCCAGCGGTTACAGAGTGGGTTTTGGATGAGCTGGTGGCCAAATTGGAAGATCCAAGagagaaacattttaatttatgcCTTGAGGAAAGGGACTGGTTACCAGGGCAGCCGGTTCTGGAAAACCTTTCCCAGAGCATACAGCTTAGCAAAAAGACGGTGTTTGTGATGACAGACAAGTATGCAAAGACTGAGAATTTTAAGATAGCATTTTACTTGTCCCATCAGAGGCTCATAGATGAAAAAGTGGACGTAATTATCTTGATATTCCTTGAGAAACCACTTCAGAAGTCCAAATTCCTCCAGCTCCGGAAGAGGCTCTGTGGGAGTTCTGTCCTTGAGTGGCCAAGAAACCCACAGGCTCACCCATACTTCTGGCAGTGTCTGAAAAATGCCCTGGCCACAGACAATCACGTGACCTATAGTCAGGTGTTCAAAGAGACGGTCTAGCCCTTCTTTGCAAAACGTGACTGCCTTACTTAGCAAGGAGAAGCTTGGCTGCCTAGATTTTCTCATAAATGTCTCATCAAAAGAGTGTTTTTAAATTCTCCAAGAGAGGAATTTCCCATATCAGAAAGGAGTCACCGTTGTATGACAAAGGAATTGGAAAAATGGGATTTATATAATGCATTGAGTTGTCTTTCTTATCTCTCTGTCTCCAGTTGCACTTCCGTCTCTCCCTTCTGCTCCTTATAAAATGCTATTGGGAGAAGGGTAGCAAGTAGAGGACACAGGGCTCTCATACTCCTGTAATTGtgattattaaatatatacacaattaCAAAATTGAGAGGAACTGCATTTCTACCCAGGTGCTGGTATGTATAGAAATAGGGGAAAAAATGCTCAAGGTCTGTCAATATGACATCAAAATGACCAGAGTTAATTAGTGAAATAAAAACGCAGTTAATTCCTCAACTAATTGCTTCTGTGTCATCTCGCACCCACTTCTGTGCAGACCGAGTGTTAGCACCCAACAGGTGCTTGCTGTTTAGGTGCTGCTTACTCTTTTCCCTTGGGTCTGTTGCTGGGTTCCATGCGGAAGCAGTGAGAAACATCTTTACCATCGATGGACATAGTCTActtacaaatgg is from Equus asinus isolate D_3611 breed Donkey chromosome X, EquAss-T2T_v2, whole genome shotgun sequence and encodes:
- the TLR7 gene encoding toll-like receptor 7 isoform X2 translates to MMFPMWTLKREFLILFNMILISKLLGARWFPKTLPCDVFLDAPKAQVIVDCTDKHLTDIPGGIPTNATNLTLTINHIPGISPASFHQLENLVEIDFRCNCVPVRLGPKDNVCKNRLQIKPRSFSRLTNLKSLYLDGNQLLEIPQDLPPSLQLLSLEANNIFLIMKKNLTELANIEMLYLGQNCYYRNPCNVSFFIEKDAFLNLKNLKLLSLKDNNITAVPTILPSSLTELYLYNNIIAKIQEDDFKMLNQLQILDLSGNCPRCYNVPYPCTPCENNSPLQIHANAFDALTELQVLRLHSNSLQYVPQRWFKNINKLKELDLSQNFLAKEIGDAKFLHLLHNLVQLDLSFNYELQVYHASMNLSEAFSSLKNLRVLRIKGYVFKELKDLNLSPLRNLSNLEVLDLGTNFIKIADLSIFKQFKTLKVIDLSMNKISPSGESSEVGFCSNTRTSVAGHGPQVLETLHYFRYDEYARSCRFKNRETSSFLPFNEGCYMYGQTLDLSKNNIFFIKSSDFRHLSFLKCLNLSGNSISQTLNGSEFQPLVELKYLDFSNNRLDLLYSTAFEELRNLEVLDISSNSHYFQSEGITHMLNFTKNLKVLRKLMMNNNDISTSTSRTMESESLTILEFRGNHLDVLWKDGDNRYLKFFKNLLNLKELDISENSLSFLPPGVFESMPPNLKTLYLVNNKFKSFNWGKLQLLKNLETLDLSYNQLRTVPERLSNCSRSLKKLILKNNQIRRLTKYFLQDAFQLRYLDLSSNKIQIIQKSSFPENVLNNLDMLLLHRNRFLCTCDAVWFVWWVNHTEVTIPYLATDVTCTGPGAHKGQSVVSLDLYTCELDLTNLILFSLSMSMALFLMVVTTANHLYFWDVWYSYHFCKAKIKGYQRLTPTDSCYDAFIVYDTKDPAVTEWVLDELVAKLEDPREKHFNLCLEERDWLPGQPVLENLSQSIQLSKKTVFVMTDKYAKTENFKIAFYLSHQRLIDEKVDVIILIFLEKPLQKSKFLQLRKRLCGSSVLEWPRNPQAHPYFWQCLKNALATDNHVTYSQVFKETV
- the TLR7 gene encoding toll-like receptor 7 isoform X1; the encoded protein is MQPRKMFPMWTLKREFLILFNMILISKLLGARWFPKTLPCDVFLDAPKAQVIVDCTDKHLTDIPGGIPTNATNLTLTINHIPGISPASFHQLENLVEIDFRCNCVPVRLGPKDNVCKNRLQIKPRSFSRLTNLKSLYLDGNQLLEIPQDLPPSLQLLSLEANNIFLIMKKNLTELANIEMLYLGQNCYYRNPCNVSFFIEKDAFLNLKNLKLLSLKDNNITAVPTILPSSLTELYLYNNIIAKIQEDDFKMLNQLQILDLSGNCPRCYNVPYPCTPCENNSPLQIHANAFDALTELQVLRLHSNSLQYVPQRWFKNINKLKELDLSQNFLAKEIGDAKFLHLLHNLVQLDLSFNYELQVYHASMNLSEAFSSLKNLRVLRIKGYVFKELKDLNLSPLRNLSNLEVLDLGTNFIKIADLSIFKQFKTLKVIDLSMNKISPSGESSEVGFCSNTRTSVAGHGPQVLETLHYFRYDEYARSCRFKNRETSSFLPFNEGCYMYGQTLDLSKNNIFFIKSSDFRHLSFLKCLNLSGNSISQTLNGSEFQPLVELKYLDFSNNRLDLLYSTAFEELRNLEVLDISSNSHYFQSEGITHMLNFTKNLKVLRKLMMNNNDISTSTSRTMESESLTILEFRGNHLDVLWKDGDNRYLKFFKNLLNLKELDISENSLSFLPPGVFESMPPNLKTLYLVNNKFKSFNWGKLQLLKNLETLDLSYNQLRTVPERLSNCSRSLKKLILKNNQIRRLTKYFLQDAFQLRYLDLSSNKIQIIQKSSFPENVLNNLDMLLLHRNRFLCTCDAVWFVWWVNHTEVTIPYLATDVTCTGPGAHKGQSVVSLDLYTCELDLTNLILFSLSMSMALFLMVVTTANHLYFWDVWYSYHFCKAKIKGYQRLTPTDSCYDAFIVYDTKDPAVTEWVLDELVAKLEDPREKHFNLCLEERDWLPGQPVLENLSQSIQLSKKTVFVMTDKYAKTENFKIAFYLSHQRLIDEKVDVIILIFLEKPLQKSKFLQLRKRLCGSSVLEWPRNPQAHPYFWQCLKNALATDNHVTYSQVFKETV